Proteins encoded in a region of the Oscillospiraceae bacterium MB24-C1 genome:
- a CDS encoding DUF3102 domain-containing protein: MNSTALRIIKNEAVADKRSLNTITAEIVTITRQTQLMILHSAIEVGRRLCEAKEQVAHGGWGEYLKNEVNFSVSTANNFMRVFKEFGDDQMPLFGDAKSQTFGNLTYSQAVALFAVPKDERENFVVENNVEELSVAELKKLIAERDQQLTEAQGQTKTATENLTTLQNEIAALKEKGGEISHEQLKTLQAKAEEEARAKAKAELEQVIATTAEETAKAIEQQKQLEEKLKAAQDTAKVEAEKAIAEEQKKIAELQEQLNKAQSSSKANTQKALDAEKKKVADLEEQLKTAKDSAKAETDKAIAEEKKKLAELQKQLETAKTSAKEEANKVIAEEQKKLTALQEQLKKAEAEDAAAAAELKAAKNRTAELEKKLKLANTDTTVFAVHFEDLQACINKLNGLVIKMAQGEDKETAEKLKAGLKKVLTDAVKKL; this comes from the coding sequence ATGAATAGTACTGCACTGAGAATTATCAAAAACGAAGCTGTTGCCGATAAAAGAAGCCTGAACACCATCACCGCCGAGATTGTCACCATTACACGGCAAACGCAATTGATGATTTTACATTCCGCTATTGAAGTCGGTCGCCGCCTTTGCGAAGCCAAAGAACAGGTGGCGCATGGCGGCTGGGGCGAGTACCTTAAAAATGAAGTGAATTTCTCAGTATCCACCGCAAACAATTTCATGCGTGTTTTTAAAGAATTTGGTGATGACCAGATGCCGCTTTTCGGGGATGCAAAATCTCAAACGTTTGGGAATTTGACCTATAGTCAGGCGGTTGCCCTGTTCGCCGTTCCAAAGGACGAACGTGAGAATTTTGTAGTCGAAAACAACGTTGAGGAATTGAGCGTTGCGGAACTCAAAAAACTGATTGCTGAGCGCGACCAACAGCTGACCGAAGCGCAAGGTCAGACCAAAACGGCAACTGAAAACCTCACAACGTTGCAAAACGAGATTGCCGCGCTCAAAGAAAAAGGCGGCGAAATTAGCCACGAACAGCTGAAAACCCTGCAAGCCAAGGCCGAAGAAGAAGCCCGCGCCAAGGCTAAAGCGGAATTGGAGCAGGTAATTGCCACTACTGCCGAGGAAACCGCCAAGGCTATTGAGCAGCAAAAGCAGCTTGAAGAAAAGTTAAAGGCGGCACAGGACACAGCAAAAGTCGAAGCCGAAAAAGCCATTGCCGAGGAACAGAAAAAGATAGCCGAATTACAGGAACAGCTTAACAAGGCACAGAGTAGCAGCAAGGCAAATACCCAAAAGGCACTCGATGCCGAAAAAAAGAAAGTTGCCGACCTTGAGGAACAATTAAAAACCGCAAAGGATTCTGCTAAAGCCGAAACCGATAAGGCGATAGCCGAAGAGAAGAAAAAACTTGCTGAGTTGCAGAAACAGTTGGAAACCGCTAAGACTTCTGCGAAAGAGGAAGCTAATAAAGTTATCGCCGAGGAACAGAAAAAACTTACCGCTTTGCAGGAGCAGCTTAAAAAAGCCGAAGCCGAGGACGCCGCTGCCGCCGCTGAACTGAAAGCGGCAAAGAACAGAACCGCCGAACTTGAAAAGAAGCTGAAACTGGCGAACACAGACACAACCGTTTTCGCTGTCCACTTTGAGGATTTACAGGCTTGCATCAACAAGCTAAACGGTCTGGTTATCAAGATGGCGCAGGGCGAGGATAAGGAAACCGCCGAGAAACTCAAAGCTGGTCTAAAAAAAGTACTGACCGATGCAGTCAAGAAGTTGTAA
- a CDS encoding antitoxin VbhA family protein, which translates to MTEEEIQQALAFARFNMECEGFTLTEEDLTSGREILEGKITADEVIAQIIEKYQLKTESD; encoded by the coding sequence ATGACCGAAGAAGAAATTCAGCAAGCGCTGGCGTTCGCCCGTTTCAACATGGAATGTGAAGGATTCACATTAACTGAAGAAGATTTGACTTCAGGCCGTGAAATTCTTGAAGGCAAAATTACGGCCGATGAGGTTATAGCTCAAATTATCGAAAAATACCAGCTAAAAACTGAAAGCGATTGA
- a CDS encoding Fic family protein encodes MSDPYLYPGSEILKNKQNVRDQELLNDIEANFVGLRIKSLMENPMDGDYDFAHLCKIHHWIFQDVFEWAGMPRIINIEKPELALSGLSVEYSDYRDIQSDAQRVLDNMRSVKWYELDDKSMANEFSKHMAQLWRTHGFREGNTRTVVTFCCLFARSNKIPLEPALFEKHSTYVRSALVAASAIFKDLGDRSNLCYLKKIVLDSMIQAREKERPKTIKDKLVVAQIEADRFNAKRMTERDIADSNKYDRGR; translated from the coding sequence ATGTCTGACCCATATTTGTATCCGGGCAGCGAAATACTGAAAAACAAGCAAAACGTCCGTGATCAAGAGCTGCTTAATGATATTGAAGCTAATTTTGTCGGACTAAGAATAAAGTCGCTTATGGAAAATCCCATGGATGGTGATTATGACTTTGCCCATCTGTGCAAAATTCATCATTGGATTTTTCAAGATGTTTTTGAGTGGGCCGGAATGCCTCGAATCATAAATATAGAAAAGCCCGAACTGGCGTTAAGCGGATTGTCGGTAGAATACTCAGATTATAGGGACATCCAAAGCGATGCCCAGCGCGTGCTTGACAATATGCGCTCGGTGAAGTGGTATGAGCTCGATGATAAGTCCATGGCAAATGAATTCTCAAAGCATATGGCGCAACTGTGGAGGACACATGGCTTTCGGGAAGGAAACACTAGAACGGTAGTGACCTTTTGTTGCTTATTTGCGCGAAGCAATAAGATACCGCTAGAACCGGCTCTATTTGAGAAGCATAGCACCTATGTACGTAGCGCTTTGGTGGCTGCGTCCGCTATCTTTAAAGATTTAGGAGACAGGTCGAATTTGTGCTATTTAAAGAAGATCGTTTTAGATAGCATGATACAAGCACGTGAAAAGGAAAGGCCAAAAACCATTAAAGACAAACTTGTCGTTGCACAAATTGAAGCTGATCGATTTAATGCCAAGCGTATGACGGAACGAGATATTGCCGATTCGAATAAATACGACAGGGGACGATGA
- a CDS encoding antitoxin VbhA family protein, which produces MTKEQAWNYALGIIKVDGLTPTKDFLELAEKEKRGEITDEDILKYLNQKYKMIEEKPNV; this is translated from the coding sequence ATGACAAAGGAACAGGCATGGAACTATGCGCTCGGAATCATTAAGGTTGACGGATTAACGCCTACAAAAGATTTTTTAGAGTTAGCTGAAAAAGAAAAGCGCGGAGAAATTACTGACGAAGATATTTTGAAATACCTCAATCAAAAATATAAAATGATAGAGGAGAAGCCAAATGTCTGA
- the mobQ gene encoding MobQ family relaxase, translating to MALYSFHGQIIGRGRSIKMNQDGSVSEKAASRRSTSVAAAAYRAGTRLIDERTGEVYDYTRKGGVVHTEIMLPTNAPGRYHDRQRLWNAVELAERQSNAQLSRELRIALPGEFTREENIALVRDFVQKNFVAKGMCADVAYHIKDKGGKDHNPHVHIMLTMRPMTKSGTWWKTKSRKEYITDRNGDRITGANGEWKSRNVDLTGWNDKTLYVSWRAQWADACNECYEAKGLPYRVDHRSYIEQGIHRQPTMHMGKEATALERKGVSTEKGNYNRTVAACNEMADLGIEPTGLWETAQSIFEQAKARQRRSRKARVSEPTLAGRGEAKAAEGRPQRPEVAQSGGQSGPSVRSQDAQRRTDAPLHGAVRQGAPCTPEKDESRPLSSEKKPPQRLETPTTDAVGERSHAPDRAAWQHEPDALRNARQIRSAIRQTVGTHNFLATRGVESYGDIVAGVRLAQSNHAACRDELIRTQAEIDQLQSGGVPEIQQLRELEKCARWCNQHRDVAEQFEKLKLFRGRFYQNHKNEIDKFNYASKKLQAAGYNHHILPEAFKRDIAELEARQAYRLKALANRLDSLIPKLDELREELRIWSAAEVYMRELLDLPDPEQSLPDFSVPSGREDDSIQAKLQRVSDLAHERKQKVPATKHRHDDKGR from the coding sequence ATGGCATTATACAGCTTTCACGGCCAGATTATTGGCCGCGGTAGAAGCATCAAAATGAATCAAGACGGGTCTGTATCGGAGAAAGCCGCTAGCCGGCGCTCGACCTCTGTTGCAGCCGCAGCCTACCGCGCCGGCACGCGTCTCATCGATGAGCGCACCGGTGAGGTCTACGATTACACCCGAAAAGGAGGCGTTGTCCATACCGAGATTATGCTGCCCACAAACGCGCCCGGCCGCTATCATGACCGGCAGAGACTTTGGAATGCCGTAGAGCTGGCGGAGCGTCAGAGTAATGCCCAGCTTTCGCGCGAACTGCGCATCGCCCTGCCGGGTGAATTCACTCGTGAAGAAAACATTGCCCTGGTGCGCGACTTTGTACAGAAGAATTTTGTGGCTAAAGGCATGTGTGCCGACGTGGCCTATCACATCAAGGACAAGGGCGGCAAGGATCACAACCCACACGTACATATCATGTTGACCATGCGCCCGATGACCAAATCCGGTACATGGTGGAAAACTAAATCCAGAAAAGAGTATATCACCGACCGGAACGGTGACCGCATCACGGGCGCCAACGGCGAATGGAAATCGCGCAACGTAGATCTCACCGGATGGAACGACAAGACGCTTTATGTATCTTGGCGAGCACAGTGGGCAGATGCCTGCAACGAGTGCTACGAAGCAAAGGGGCTACCATATCGAGTTGACCACCGCAGCTATATTGAGCAGGGCATCCACCGCCAGCCGACTATGCACATGGGCAAGGAGGCTACCGCCCTGGAGCGCAAAGGTGTTTCCACCGAGAAAGGAAACTATAACCGTACCGTTGCAGCATGTAATGAAATGGCCGACCTGGGGATTGAGCCAACAGGCTTATGGGAAACGGCACAGTCTATCTTTGAACAGGCAAAGGCGCGGCAGCGGCGTTCCAGAAAGGCGAGGGTATCCGAGCCAACCTTGGCCGGTCGAGGGGAAGCAAAAGCGGCCGAGGGCCGGCCTCAGCGACCGGAGGTCGCCCAGTCCGGCGGGCAATCCGGGCCAAGCGTGCGTAGCCAGGATGCCCAAAGGCGCACTGATGCACCGTTGCACGGTGCTGTGCGACAGGGAGCGCCCTGTACCCCAGAAAAAGACGAAAGCCGCCCGCTTTCGTCGGAGAAGAAGCCGCCGCAGCGGCTTGAAACACCCACAACCGATGCTGTGGGTGAGCGGAGCCATGCGCCCGATCGGGCAGCATGGCAGCATGAGCCGGACGCGCTGCGCAATGCGCGGCAGATCCGCAGCGCCATCCGCCAGACGGTGGGAACGCATAACTTTTTGGCCACGCGCGGCGTAGAAAGTTATGGAGATATTGTTGCGGGCGTCCGACTTGCGCAGAGCAATCACGCCGCCTGCCGTGACGAGCTGATCCGTACACAGGCCGAGATTGACCAGCTCCAGAGCGGTGGTGTTCCTGAGATCCAACAGTTGCGCGAACTTGAAAAGTGCGCACGCTGGTGTAACCAGCACCGCGATGTTGCCGAGCAGTTTGAAAAGCTGAAGTTGTTCCGGGGCCGGTTCTACCAGAACCATAAGAATGAGATCGACAAGTTTAACTACGCCAGCAAGAAGCTTCAGGCAGCCGGGTATAACCACCATATTCTACCTGAAGCTTTCAAGCGAGATATTGCTGAGTTAGAAGCCCGACAGGCCTATAGGCTGAAGGCATTGGCGAACCGCCTCGATAGCTTAATCCCCAAACTGGACGAGTTACGCGAAGAGCTGCGCATATGGTCTGCCGCTGAAGTATACATGCGCGAGCTTCTGGATCTTCCCGACCCGGAGCAGTCGCTGCCCGACTTCTCGGTGCCGTCCGGACGGGAGGACGATAGCATTCAGGCAAAGCTTCAGCGCGTTTCCGACTTGGCCCACGAACGCAAACAAAAAGTGCCGGCGACTAAGCACCGGCACGATGACAAAGGACGATAA